A single region of the Rathayibacter rathayi genome encodes:
- a CDS encoding helix-turn-helix domain-containing protein, whose product MSTSSDEPDLDHDWAQYARELGIRMHRARIAKGLSQQSVADAADLAGYTYQKFEKGESKPGSPANPTLRTLLALCAVLDVELTDLLPPNPLRN is encoded by the coding sequence ATGTCGACTTCCTCTGACGAGCCCGACCTCGACCACGACTGGGCGCAGTACGCGCGCGAACTCGGCATCAGGATGCATCGCGCCCGCATCGCGAAAGGCCTGAGCCAGCAGAGTGTCGCCGATGCAGCGGACCTGGCCGGCTACACCTACCAGAAGTTTGAGAAGGGCGAGTCGAAGCCGGGGTCGCCCGCCAATCCGACGCTGCGCACGCTGCTCGCCCTCTGCGCGGTCCTCGACGTGGAGCTGACCGACCTGCTCCCGCCGAATCCGCTGCGCAACTGA